The Fimbriimonas ginsengisoli Gsoil 348 genome window below encodes:
- a CDS encoding aconitate hydratase codes for MNSFGAQATFASGGSEYTIYRLDALKAKGHDIGKLPYSLRILLENLLRTEDNRSVFAADIEALATWNPKAEPTKEISFTPARVILQDFTGVPCVVDLAAMRDAMTNLAGDPKRINPLQPVELVIDHSVQTDAFGRDDALTINRDLEYERNRERYEFLKWGQLALDNFRVVPPNTGIVHQVNLEHLARVAFVRPDNTLYPDTLVGTDSHTTMVNGLGVLGWGVGGIEAEAAMLGQPVSMLIPQVIGFRLLGKLPEGATATDLVLTVTEMLRKKGVVGKFVEFFGEGLQHLPLADRATIGNMSPEFGATCAIFPVDDEVLRYMRLTGRPEKQVDLVEAYFKEQGLFYTPGSAEASYSDVLELNLTSVQPSIAGPKRPQDRLLLGDAKASFAKVFADQIQPPKEPSLIGKLLGQKSPEPVAAGVSGVGTPSSGSHSGSISTLENPSNTVDLGDRPIQHGDVVIASITSCTNTSNPSVMLAAGLLAKKAVEKGLMSKPWVKTSLAPGSRVVTDMYERSGLMPYLKQLKFHPVGYGCMTCIGNSGPLPDEVSRQINENNLVACSVLSGNRNFEGRINQDIKANYLMSPPLVVAYAIAGSMNVDLATDPLGNDQEGNPVYLKDIWPSQAEIADAALASVNRQVFQENYADVFKGDERWAQIQVTGSDTFVWHGDSTYIKNPPYFEGMSRSAPTAVNELSGMKVLAKLGDSITTDHISPAGSIKLNSPAGSYLTQHGVSPQMFNSYGSRRGNHEVMVRGTFANVRLRNQIAPGTEGGYTTYWPTGEVTTIYDASVLYQAEGTPLLVIAGKEYGSGSSRDWAAKGTFMLGIKAVLAQSFERIHRSNLIGMGVVPLEFVDSQSADSLGLSGSESYDLVGLADAIATNFAKGKLLAMRATDANGKTTEFKVRVRIDTPQENLYYLNGGILQYVLRQLVNG; via the coding sequence CTTCGCATTCTCCTTGAGAATCTCCTCAGAACCGAGGACAACCGCTCCGTCTTCGCCGCCGATATCGAGGCTCTTGCGACCTGGAATCCCAAGGCCGAGCCCACGAAAGAGATCTCTTTCACCCCGGCCCGAGTCATCCTCCAGGACTTCACCGGCGTCCCCTGCGTTGTCGATCTCGCCGCCATGCGCGACGCGATGACGAACCTCGCCGGCGACCCCAAGCGAATCAATCCGCTACAGCCGGTCGAGCTGGTCATCGACCACTCCGTCCAAACGGACGCCTTCGGACGCGACGACGCGCTTACCATCAATCGCGACCTCGAATACGAGCGAAACCGCGAGCGATATGAGTTTTTGAAGTGGGGTCAGCTGGCGCTCGATAACTTCCGCGTGGTGCCGCCCAACACCGGAATCGTTCACCAGGTCAACCTGGAGCACCTCGCCCGCGTCGCCTTTGTCCGGCCGGACAACACCCTCTACCCCGACACCCTCGTCGGCACCGACAGCCATACGACGATGGTCAACGGCCTGGGCGTCCTCGGCTGGGGCGTCGGCGGAATCGAAGCCGAGGCAGCCATGCTCGGTCAACCGGTGAGCATGCTCATCCCCCAGGTCATCGGCTTCCGCCTCCTGGGCAAGCTTCCGGAAGGGGCCACCGCCACCGACCTCGTGCTTACCGTCACCGAGATGCTCCGCAAAAAGGGCGTCGTCGGCAAGTTCGTCGAGTTCTTCGGCGAGGGTCTTCAGCACCTCCCACTCGCCGACCGCGCGACGATTGGCAATATGTCGCCGGAGTTTGGCGCGACCTGCGCGATCTTCCCGGTGGACGACGAGGTGCTGCGCTACATGCGCCTCACCGGCCGGCCCGAGAAGCAGGTCGACCTCGTTGAGGCGTACTTCAAGGAACAGGGGCTCTTCTACACCCCCGGCTCCGCCGAGGCGTCTTACTCCGACGTTCTGGAGCTCAACCTCACCTCCGTCCAACCCTCCATCGCCGGCCCCAAGCGACCGCAGGATCGCCTGCTTTTGGGGGACGCGAAGGCGAGCTTCGCCAAGGTCTTTGCGGATCAGATTCAGCCGCCGAAGGAGCCGAGCCTCATCGGCAAGCTTCTCGGCCAAAAATCTCCCGAGCCGGTGGCGGCGGGCGTGTCTGGGGTCGGCACCCCTTCCTCCGGCAGCCATTCCGGATCCATTTCGACATTGGAGAATCCATCCAACACCGTCGATCTTGGCGACCGGCCGATCCAGCACGGCGATGTCGTTATCGCCTCGATCACGAGCTGCACCAACACCTCCAACCCGAGCGTAATGCTGGCCGCGGGGCTGTTGGCCAAAAAGGCGGTCGAGAAGGGATTGATGAGCAAGCCGTGGGTCAAGACTTCGCTCGCCCCCGGTTCTCGAGTGGTAACGGACATGTACGAGCGGTCCGGATTGATGCCCTACTTGAAACAGCTCAAGTTCCATCCGGTGGGCTACGGCTGTATGACCTGCATCGGAAACTCCGGCCCGCTCCCAGACGAGGTGAGCCGGCAAATCAACGAGAACAACCTCGTCGCCTGCTCGGTGCTCTCCGGCAACCGAAACTTCGAGGGACGTATCAATCAGGACATCAAGGCGAACTACCTGATGTCTCCCCCGCTGGTCGTGGCCTACGCGATCGCCGGCTCCATGAACGTCGACCTCGCCACCGATCCCCTCGGCAACGACCAAGAAGGTAACCCGGTTTATCTCAAGGACATCTGGCCGTCGCAAGCCGAGATCGCTGACGCGGCGCTCGCCTCGGTGAACCGTCAGGTCTTCCAGGAGAACTACGCGGACGTCTTCAAGGGGGACGAGCGATGGGCTCAAATCCAGGTCACCGGAAGCGATACATTCGTCTGGCATGGCGACTCGACCTACATCAAGAATCCCCCCTACTTCGAGGGAATGAGCCGCTCCGCGCCCACGGCGGTTAACGAGCTCTCAGGAATGAAGGTTCTGGCCAAACTGGGCGACAGTATCACGACCGACCATATTTCCCCCGCCGGAAGCATCAAGCTAAATTCGCCGGCTGGCAGCTATCTCACCCAGCACGGGGTCTCGCCGCAGATGTTCAACAGCTACGGCTCGCGACGCGGGAACCATGAGGTGATGGTCCGCGGAACGTTCGCCAACGTCCGCCTGCGCAACCAGATCGCTCCCGGCACGGAAGGGGGCTACACCACCTACTGGCCGACGGGCGAGGTCACCACGATCTACGACGCCTCGGTCCTCTACCAAGCGGAAGGCACGCCGCTGCTGGTGATCGCCGGCAAGGAATACGGCTCCGGCTCCAGCCGCGACTGGGCCGCGAAGGGCACCTTCATGCTCGGGATCAAGGCGGTCCTCGCCCAAAGCTTCGAGCGGATCCACCGCTCGAACCTGATCGGCATGGGCGTCGTTCCACTGGAGTTCGTGGACAGCCAGTCGGCCGATTCGCTCGGCCTGTCCGGCTCGGAGTCGTACGATTTGGTCGGATTGGCCGACGCGATCGCAACCAACTTCGCGAAAGGAAAACTGCTCGCCATGCGCGCGACCGACGCGAACGGTAAGACGACGGAGTTCAAGGTCCGCGTTCGTATCGATACTCCGCAGGAGAATCTCTACTATCTCAACGGCGGCATCTTGCAATACGTGTTGAGGCAGTTGGTCAACGGCTAA